Proteins found in one Oribacterium sp. oral taxon 102 genomic segment:
- the mtnA gene encoding S-methyl-5-thioribose-1-phosphate isomerase has protein sequence MDRENLSEEAVSELLSGIENVRLNEEETAVVIIDQTKLPGKTEYLELKTAEELYDAIFELKVRGAPAIGICAAYGMYILSKRIRAENGLQFYEKCKEHAAYLNASRPTAVNLSWALHRMERLVEENLSHTPAELTEMLRQEGRRIQAEDAAMCRAISEYGVSLLREGDGILTHCNAGPLATSRYGTALGPLFLGKERGMHFHVFSDETRPLLQGARLTSYELEQAGIDVTLICDNMASIVMKNGWVQACMVGCDRIAANGDTANKIGTSGVAILAKHYGIPFYVLGPSSTIDFQCKTGEDIEIEQRNPDEIKSKFYARPMAPESVKCYNPAFDVTDHTLISAIITERGILRAPFESSLAEAFPERAGAGR, from the coding sequence TGGTGATCATAGATCAGACAAAGCTTCCGGGGAAAACGGAATATTTGGAGCTGAAAACGGCAGAGGAGCTGTACGATGCGATTTTTGAGCTGAAAGTACGGGGGGCACCGGCGATCGGGATCTGCGCTGCCTATGGTATGTATATTCTGTCCAAACGGATTCGGGCGGAAAACGGTCTGCAGTTTTATGAAAAGTGTAAAGAGCACGCTGCATATCTGAACGCCTCGAGGCCGACAGCCGTGAATCTGAGCTGGGCTCTGCACCGTATGGAAAGGCTGGTAGAGGAGAATCTTTCTCATACTCCGGCAGAGCTGACAGAAATGCTGAGACAGGAGGGCCGCAGGATTCAGGCGGAGGATGCCGCTATGTGCAGGGCAATCTCGGAATACGGGGTTTCTCTGCTCAGAGAGGGAGACGGCATCCTGACACATTGCAATGCAGGGCCGCTTGCCACCTCAAGGTATGGAACTGCACTGGGACCTCTTTTTCTCGGGAAAGAACGGGGCATGCACTTCCATGTTTTTTCGGATGAGACAAGACCCTTATTGCAGGGTGCGAGGCTGACCTCCTATGAGCTGGAGCAGGCGGGGATTGATGTGACACTGATCTGTGACAATATGGCGAGTATTGTAATGAAGAACGGATGGGTGCAGGCATGCATGGTGGGCTGCGACCGGATCGCTGCCAATGGGGATACTGCCAACAAGATCGGCACCAGCGGGGTGGCGATTCTGGCGAAGCACTATGGGATTCCGTTTTATGTGCTGGGACCCAGCTCAACCATTGATTTTCAGTGCAAAACGGGGGAGGACATAGAAATAGAGCAGAGAAATCCGGATGAAATCAAAAGCAAGTTCTATGCGCGTCCGATGGCTCCAGAGTCTGTGAAATGCTATAATCCCGCATTCGATGTCACGGATCATACACTGATTTCCGCGATCATTACAGAGCGGGGCATCCTGAGAGCGCCATTCGAATCATCGCTGGCAGAGGCATTTCCGGAAAGAGCAGGAGCCGGGCGATAG